Proteins found in one Ostrinia nubilalis chromosome 27, ilOstNubi1.1, whole genome shotgun sequence genomic segment:
- the LOC135084924 gene encoding histone H1.1, embryonic-like: MSSASGSESSESESDIELQSALPALAKKTTQKPPKSPSEGLLKKSQDPNKKTTKDMIIEALTEQKTRKGISLHAIRKFIMENHTVNQDRITFLIKKNLKMGVEDGTIMQTKGIGASGSFKLAPKKKEEGAVKKKKAMKPKPKPKPSEETEKPKKTKEKPEKKEKKEKIDKKPPKKKVEAKSKKEKPAKEKAEKKEVKEKKTKSKMAKEMQTPAKKRAAMMKRKSIGSIIKPPKMKPKSKS, translated from the coding sequence ATGTCTTCAGCGTCCGGATCAGAATCGTCCGAAAGCGAATCGGACATCGAACTGCAGTCTGCTTTACCCGCGCTGGCGAAGAAAACCACACAGAAACCTCCCAAATCTCCTTCAGAAGGACTCTTGAAGAAAAGCCAAGACCCAAACAAGAAGACCACAAAAGACATGATCATAGAAGCTTTAACAGAACAGAAAACTCGAAAGGGAATCTCACTTCACGCCATAAGAAaattcattatggaaaatcaCACAGTCAATCAAGATAGAATAACTTTTCTTATAAAGAAAAACCTCAAAATGGGTGTGGAAGATGGAACGATAATGCAGACCAAAGGCATCGGCGCTTCGGGGTCCTTCAAACTGGCGccgaagaagaaagaagaaggcGCTGTTAAGAAGAAGAAAGCAATGAAACCCAAACCCAAACCAAAACCTTCGGAGGAAACCGAAAAACCAAAGAAGACAAAAGAAAAACccgagaaaaaagaaaagaaagaaaaaatagacAAGAAACCACCGAAAAAGAAGGTCGAAGCAAAATCGAAGAAAGAAAAGCCAGCGAAGGAAAAGGCAGAAAAAAAAGAAGTTAAagagaaaaaaacaaaatccaAGATGGCGAAAGAGATGCAGACTCCCGCCAAAAAGAGGGCGGCCATGATGAAAAGGAAAAGTATCGGTTCAATCATAAAACCGCCAAAAATGAAACCGAAGTCGAAAAGTTAA